GAAAAATCCAACTGTTCAAATCGTTCTTGtgaatatttatcttttttaatattagacTGATTATTATTCGAGTTATTGGTATTACTCGAGctattggtattattttcaGTAGTATTTAGACTTGAAGACGTTCTAAGAATAATATCTGCCATAAGGTAATCATCATTTCGAGTTGTTCTGTTAATAAACTTGATGTCATAAGAAGAAGATGGTACTAAGCCACTGATTTCAGCCAATTCTTGTCCTTTATGTTCCATGATTAAAGCATAAGAAACTTCAGACCATAATATACCATtaacaaaaacaattaataaaccATCAAATAGATTTTCAATGTGGAAAAGAACTGAATTTGATTGAATACTAATAATGGAAACTTTATAGTTATTTATAGTAAATTGAGTAGAGGAGTTTGAAATTAAGTTTAGttgataataatcattAGCTTTATTCTGTGCAACTAAGGCCATACCATTATTGCCTGTTGAATTAGAGGTAATAGATGGCGAGCAGATATTTGCAGGTGATGGTGAAGTAGAAGTGTTGGtgttatttgaattataaaCGGAATAATcgatatttaatatatcaaaactattattattaaacacacttttatttttaatagtcAGTTCTGAAGGTTCGAAACTATTAATgggtaatattttttcatcttgaTTATTCTCCGTAGAGCTATGGAAGGTAGTAGGAAGTGCTGTAGAAAATAATGTATCAATTTCATcgatataatttttttcattataaatGGTTTTTAATACTAGAAAAACAGTCCAAAATGGTGAAATTAAGGtagttttgaaatttgaagtATTGCTAAAAATTCGTTTAATAAAGTTTTCCAAATTTGAGGTTATTgtaaatttcaaatcattattaatgatactatcattaccattaattctaatttcattaatatcagTGTATTTACCTAGATTCACATTTAATTCATAAAGTTGGTTTAAGTAGGTTTTATTATTGCATACTGGATTATCTGATGAAGTATTTATCACGTTATGCgtattgaaatttaaagtTGGATTCAGGTTAGTATTGATAGAATTTGAGTTATTAACATTATTAGTTGATGAGATATTATTGTTAGAATGCTGATCTGTTAGATTTGTGGATacaatttgaatattattatctgaaGTTGAAACCACTGTTGGCTCGTATATTTTATAGTCCGAAACAATATCTGTGAAAAAAACTGTGTTTGTAGAGATATGAATATCTTTAACTATTGCTTGAGACATTGGcgaattttgaataattggTATGTGTTCAGAACCAGCCTGTAAATTAGATGAAGTTGATGATAGATTACTATTACTACCACTATTATACATATTTGAATTGAGATTAATGCCTGCTTGATgtattttatcattattatttgttaataCGGAATTAGTATCAGGAATAGAGTTATTACTTAGTGATGAAGATGTTAAATTCGCTACAGATGCACCAtttgaattcaaatttgtAGTATTTGTTGTGAATGAacttgtattattattaattgaaattacGTTTACAGTTGTTGTATCGAGATTAAGATTAGTTGTTGTATTGgtatttgaataatgattagtgattgaattaattaagtgattaataatagtttgAGAGACAATATGAAATGATAAATAGAGATGCAAAAATATGATatagttattattattaaggAAATGGTTTAATTCATCcagttttttaaaatttctaatagtaaaataattaaatctatttttcaaattaaaatgattattgaaccttaatattatacttgagcttatatttaaatttaaatttggaaaattattaaattcaaaatcatttgaatcaggattttttataaatccattatttgtattattaattccattggaaatattactattattattattattactattataattattgatGGAATACAATTTAATCAGTTTAAAGTAGAAATTAATCgatattgaataaattaaagagttaaaaattgcaaattgaaaataattcaaagtAGTATTGATTAGAgaagatgataatattgataatgatagattttgaattaaatttaatataaccGGCTGATTAATcttatagaaaataaagataataataaattcaataaagaaaactactattgatattttcttaattgaGTTACTCCAATggaattttgaattattattattgttattattcttCGAActgtttaaatttgaatgaaGGGAggaatgataatgatgatgagaaTTAGAATGATGTATTGAAGGCTTTAAAGATGAGAATCCAATAGTGTTGACATTATCATTActgatattattactaatagtacaatttgtattattgttattgacATTAGAATTAAACAGTCGgaaattagaagatttgTTGGAGATAGAATTCAAAgaagtatattttttattaataaagcATTTAATGAAACCATCCGATAACAATTGAtgataatttgaaaaaattataaaagaaaccaataaaagaataattaaaagatgatttaaagattgaaatattataaatagaGATAACGTATCGTATAACTGATATTTTTTagcatttaataataaagaagaagttggaatatgattatgtCGTAGAATAGACATAGTTGCCTTTGCTAATGCTTCCTAGAGGAAAAGGTCTTTCTTGTTGAAATGCTTACCTTCCtttttatctatttttttttcataaatcttttcaaatgaaaaaagataaatctTTTCATATCATTATCGATCGATTCATATTGCAAAATTTGGAGTATTTATAACGGATACATAATAAACGGTATAGAACAATATGTagaaaacaataaaaatatccgTGAGGCCGATGCCGcgagagaaaaaaaaaacattcggaaaataaaatgcaAATAGTCCAACTAAAATCATGCTAAATTTGGATCAAATTGTTGAGTGACACATTTTTGTCtttataatgaaaattctattttggtgaaataaattgttgggaatttttaactttaataccaaaaataattataactAACActtatcatttaatgatttagaatGCAGAGTAAAAGAAGAATCTGGTAATTCATTCTGGAACATATAGCTCCTGTGAAGGCAACTTAGCCGCCGAAAGGTGATGCGCAAGTACGAAAGACATAGTAAATTAACGatgaatgaattattataatatatatatatatatatatacttatGTTGCTCTAATCAGTATGTTCATTAATACCTGTTAGTCTAACAGCTGCATTATACTTTTGTAATTTTGTCAATAGACCATCACCTTGTTTAATCAACAAATGATATTGAgagtttttattatctggCCTATTGGTTTCAATTATTCCATTTACTCTGTCAATGATacaatttaattgtttgttTGGTATGAATTTACAAAGATCATTATCTAAAAATTGTTCCGATACACCAAATGCATTTGCCATGgaagataaagaaattgttttataaGATTCTAACAATTGGGcgtaaatttttcttctcatTTCCCTCACAAAATAATCTGCATGttgatataaatatttacatgGCAATAGAACATTATCATAAGTTTCTAAAAGGTATGGGAATAGAGAAGAATAATCGGAAGTATATAATGATAGAGTTAAGGAGAATAAAGATTGTAATGAAGATGCAACAgttaataaagataatagTTCTGGCgaatcaataatttttgattttaaatctgTTCTTTCTAAGGTTAGTAAACCAGCAATGGAAGCATACATGGCTAAATTTTCATAAGAAGTTAATTCTGTGGATGTGAAAGTGGATAAACTGTCAACTAATAAAGTTGAAGCTTGTTTGAAATCTCTTATAGATAAACAATGAATACCCAAATAGGTCTTGTatctatttcttctttccCAATCACCACCACCTTTttcaatcaaattatttatttggtccaaattttctttaacaaataattgatCATTATAGAAAAAACCTAATCTTGTAATAGTTAACATGATATCAATTTTTGCACCTGATGAAATAGCCATATTCATTGCAATggttaaatatttctttgcattatttaaatctgCAATTTGAGTGTAATATTCACCTAACTTAATATAACATTGAGTTTGTTCTAATTCACCTTCATCATTTTCCTTCactttttctaaattttcttctaattctttaattttaacttgatttttattaattaattcatcataaaattcattttcaaattgaataatagatttatttgccaaatatttgtaataagGTGccatttcttcatctttaattatttccaataattctataagagattttttcttcaaatccatcgataatgatttatttgattgCGGATCTAATATGAAAGCTAATTCGGAAGCTTTATAATTGGGGACATTATTGACGGTTGGATCTGCCAATTGGGTAGCTTTCAAATCTGTTTGGGATTCTGAATCTGATTCTGCCATGATAATAGGTTTAATTTACAGTCTTCTCACCTTTCTCTAATTTatatgatttaaaaattttaattaaaaaaaaattgcactatattttataaatacaTAATAAGTATTAGCTTATTTCAAGGTggcaaaatttaaaataagtAAATGTAAATTAGTGTTAGGAAGTTTACAATGGGGTGCACGGATGTAAAAATCCGGGTAAATAGATCTcgtttttattaaaagaaaaaaagaaattccgaatatatatatgttacatatgtataaataattgatttgcCAATcacaatttatttaaaagtgCAGATATTAGACTAATTCGTAAACGGTATATccttcatatttttttaatcattttttctttttttttattatttttgattgaatctttattttgttaTACCAAATCCATACATAGTTGGAAAGAAGAATGTCGTTAACTCATCCCACCACATCATCGTATAAGTTCCGTTTTGAACCGTTTCTATTAAGTGAATATGCTTTAGGAAGAGATGTGGACCGAGACATATGTCCTGATTTTGATGCTCGAGATGATGGTCATCCCAATGGCGGATGCCCTCGTGGATCACAATGTCCATTTAAACATATCCCATCATTATTCCATAACAAAATTGTTTGTAAACATTGGCTCCGTGGCCTTTGCAAAAAAGGTTCCAGATGTGAATTCTTACATGAGTATAATTTACGTCGTATGCCTGAATGTGTATTTTTCGCTCGTAATGGATTTTGTACTCAAGCACCTGAATGCCCCTACCGTCATGTGAAACCAGAAGATCATGTAGAACTATGCACTGATTACCAACGTGGGTTCTGTCCTCGTGGACCTTCCTGTGCACGTCGTCATGTCAACGAAACTACTACCACCCTCTGCCAATGCTATTTAACTGGGTTTTGTCCATTGGGTTCTTCACAATGTCCCTATGCTCATCCAGAAACTTTACCGCCATTACCTTGGCCCCGTGACTTTTATTTACGCATCCGACCAGATAGTCAAATCCACACAAGAAAGTCTGATATGGAAAAGGAAAAGAGACTGAATGCAATTTTGAACGGTGATGTATAAATCTATGAGTGACACTTCCAACaccaaaaaaatgaaataaaaccAAT
This DNA window, taken from Henningerozyma blattae CBS 6284 chromosome 3, complete genome, encodes the following:
- the NNF2 gene encoding Nnf2p (similar to Saccharomyces cerevisiae NNF2 (YGR089W); ancestral locus Anc_3.425), producing the protein MSILRHNHIPTSSLLLNAKKYQLYDTLSLFIIFQSLNHLLIILLLVSFIIFSNYHQLLSDGFIKCFINKKYTSLNSISNKSSNFRLFNSNVNNNNTNCTISNNISNDNVNTIGFSSLKPSIHHSNSHHHYHSSLHSNLNSSKNNNNNNNSKFHWSNSIKKISIVVFFIEFIIIFIFYKINQPVILNLIQNLSLSILSSSLINTTLNYFQFAIFNSLIYSISINFYFKLIKLYSINNYNSNNNNNSNISNGINNTNNGFIKNPDSNDFEFNNFPNLNLNISSSIILRFNNHFNLKNRFNYFTIRNFKKLDELNHFLNNNNYIIFLHLYLSFHIVSQTIINHLINSITNHYSNTNTTTNLNLDTTTVNVISINNNTSSFTTNTTNLNSNGASVANLTSSSLSNNSIPDTNSVLTNNNDKIHQAGINLNSNMYNSGSNSNLSSTSSNLQAGSEHIPIIQNSPMSQAIVKDIHISTNTVFFTDIVSDYKIYEPTVVSTSDNNIQIVSTNLTDQHSNNNISSTNNVNNSNSINTNLNPTLNFNTHNVINTSSDNPVCNNKTYLNQLYELNVNLGKYTDINEIRINGNDSIINNDLKFTITSNLENFIKRIFSNTSNFKTTLISPFWTVFLVLKTIYNEKNYIDEIDTLFSTALPTTFHSSTENNQDEKILPINSFEPSELTIKNKSVFNNNSFDILNIDYSVYNSNNTNTSTSPSPANICSPSITSNSTGNNGMALVAQNKANDYYQLNLISNSSTQFTINNYKVSIISIQSNSVLFHIENLFDGLLIVFVNGILWSEVSYALIMEHKGQELAEISGLVPSSSYDIKFINRTTRNDDYLMADIILRTSSSLNTTENNTNSSSNTNNSNNNQSNIKKDKYSQERFEQLDFSFPSYYHRKFLSPILTLKHSILTTNANLSEERLKLKKTKKEISKKLNALKNDIDNIKIKINQKSSNDVKMASKIESLRISLNQTETTISNLEKKLKYYVEQEVLIEENYLKNKDIHLKRQLEYGKLKDTLQNDIINNKKKSLQADEELKKLTNKKDKLETEEKNLSIENNKRTKEFNSAKEEFLSLFKDQAAFMEEKRKLQKNEYSLEAKGLEQDIARLKSENDHLREIYGA
- the RPN7 gene encoding proteasome regulatory particle lid subunit RPN7 (similar to Saccharomyces cerevisiae RPN7 (YPR108W); ancestral locus Anc_3.423), with protein sequence MAESDSESQTDLKATQLADPTVNNVPNYKASELAFILDPQSNKSLSMDLKKKSLIELLEIIKDEEMAPYYKYLANKSIIQFENEFYDELINKNQVKIKELEENLEKVKENDEGELEQTQCYIKLGEYYTQIADLNNAKKYLTIAMNMAISSGAKIDIMLTITRLGFFYNDQLFVKENLDQINNLIEKGGGDWERRNRYKTYLGIHCLSIRDFKQASTLLVDSLSTFTSTELTSYENLAMYASIAGLLTLERTDLKSKIIDSPELLSLLTVASSLQSLFSLTLSLYTSDYSSLFPYLLETYDNVLLPCKYLYQHADYFVREMRRKIYAQLLESYKTISLSSMANAFGVSEQFLDNDLCKFIPNKQLNCIIDRVNGIIETNRPDNKNSQYHLLIKQGDGLLTKLQKYNAAVRLTGINEHTD
- the YTH1 gene encoding cleavage polyadenylation factor RNA-binding subunit YTH1 (similar to Saccharomyces cerevisiae YTH1 (YPR107C); ancestral locus Anc_3.422), which encodes MSLTHPTTSSYKFRFEPFLLSEYALGRDVDRDICPDFDARDDGHPNGGCPRGSQCPFKHIPSLFHNKIVCKHWLRGLCKKGSRCEFLHEYNLRRMPECVFFARNGFCTQAPECPYRHVKPEDHVELCTDYQRGFCPRGPSCARRHVNETTTTLCQCYLTGFCPLGSSQCPYAHPETLPPLPWPRDFYLRIRPDSQIHTRKSDMEKEKRLNAILNGDV